Proteins encoded together in one Terriglobia bacterium window:
- a CDS encoding enoyl-CoA hydratase/isomerase family protein, which yields MASTSPTPEVKEGFKFIHFDTTTYIARITLNHPPYNVLTVPLMTEMAEAIESLNGRGDIKAILLDSSQKTFSAGIGLEDSKADRVFQTLDAFNRIFTAMREISKPVIVVVNGPAIGAGSELVAFGDMVIATPKAKFAQPEVKLGIFPPFAAVMLPQLIGPKKTYELILTGEAMSAEEANVHGFVNKVVPEADLEKAVNEVIARIGEFSAPVLEMTKKVIGSSLGLPIQEAMKKSHDIYLNQLMDLEDVQEGLRAVVEKRKPVWKNK from the coding sequence ATGGCCAGCACCAGCCCAACTCCGGAAGTCAAAGAAGGCTTCAAGTTCATCCATTTCGACACCACCACGTACATCGCCCGCATCACGCTGAACCATCCGCCGTACAACGTCCTGACCGTGCCGCTCATGACCGAAATGGCGGAGGCGATCGAAAGCCTGAACGGGCGGGGCGACATCAAGGCCATCCTGCTCGATTCGTCGCAAAAAACGTTCTCAGCGGGCATCGGGCTGGAGGACTCGAAGGCGGATCGCGTGTTCCAGACGCTGGATGCATTCAACCGTATCTTCACGGCGATGCGCGAGATCTCGAAACCGGTGATCGTGGTGGTGAACGGACCGGCGATCGGCGCGGGATCGGAGCTGGTGGCCTTCGGCGACATGGTGATCGCGACGCCCAAGGCCAAGTTTGCGCAGCCGGAGGTGAAGCTGGGGATCTTCCCGCCATTCGCCGCGGTCATGCTGCCGCAGCTTATCGGGCCGAAAAAGACCTACGAGCTGATCCTGACCGGCGAGGCGATGTCGGCGGAAGAGGCCAACGTGCACGGGTTCGTCAACAAGGTGGTGCCGGAAGCCGATCTTGAAAAGGCGGTGAACGAGGTCATCGCTCGCATCGGGGAGTTCTCGGCGCCAGTGCTGGAAATGACGAAAAAGGTCATCGGCAGCTCGCTCGGCCTGCCCATCCAGGAGGCGATGAAGAAATCGCATGACATCTACCTGAACCAGCTCATGGACCTGGAAGACGTGCAGGAAGGGCTGCGGGCGGTGGTGGAGAAGCGAAAGCCGGTGTGGAAGAACAAGTAG